From a region of the Methanolobus tindarius DSM 2278 genome:
- the glyS gene encoding glycine--tRNA ligase, which produces MDKYEQVIELAKRRGFLWNSFELYGGTAGFYDYGPLGSTLKRRIEQIWRETYVVQEGFMEIEAPTIGIEEVFVASGHVGGFSDPLCECKNCGEAFRADHLIDKIVDCADALHVKELDKVIIENNVRCPECDGELGEAYEFNLMFKTNIGPGTGRQGYMRPETAQGMFVDFLRLARFYREKLPFGATQIGKSYRNEISPRQGVIRLREFTQAEAEIFIDPNDKKHANFSRFADTVINLYSEEAQHKGVIEKMTLGEAVEKGTIAHEFLAYQIGLTNHFLQRIGISADKLRFRQHQKDEMAHYAIDCWDAEILTDRFDWVEVVGIADRTDYDLKAHAAVSKTELSIYREYSEPKMVTQFVVKPNMGKLGPLFKGKAKAVADALKALNQAELEQENITITVDGEEVTVPGDIVEFAEETVKISGENVIPHVIEPSYGIDRIFYSTMEHAFEEEMVSGKEETENEEAEARIVLRFKKEVSPVQVAILPLLTREELINPARQIEAQLKQKGLLVSYDDSGTIGRRYRRNDEIGTPYSITIDYDTLEDNTVTIRDRDSMKQVRAPIDGIADLIYEMIYMNRDFESAGKAL; this is translated from the coding sequence ATGGATAAATATGAGCAGGTAATAGAACTGGCTAAACGTCGCGGATTTTTGTGGAACTCTTTTGAGCTATACGGAGGAACCGCAGGATTTTACGACTACGGACCACTTGGAAGCACCTTAAAGCGCAGGATTGAGCAGATCTGGAGAGAAACCTACGTTGTACAGGAGGGTTTCATGGAGATAGAAGCCCCAACAATCGGTATTGAAGAAGTTTTCGTGGCATCAGGTCACGTTGGCGGTTTCTCAGATCCTCTCTGTGAATGTAAAAACTGTGGAGAAGCATTCAGGGCAGATCATCTTATTGACAAAATAGTAGACTGTGCTGACGCACTTCACGTCAAAGAGCTTGACAAAGTTATAATAGAGAACAATGTCAGGTGTCCTGAATGTGATGGGGAACTGGGAGAGGCCTATGAATTTAACCTCATGTTCAAGACAAACATCGGCCCGGGTACAGGAAGACAGGGATACATGCGTCCTGAGACTGCACAGGGAATGTTTGTTGACTTTTTAAGACTCGCAAGATTCTACCGTGAGAAACTTCCGTTCGGTGCAACACAGATCGGAAAATCCTACCGTAACGAGATCTCACCAAGACAGGGAGTTATCAGGCTAAGAGAATTTACCCAGGCTGAAGCTGAGATATTTATTGATCCTAACGACAAAAAACACGCAAACTTCAGCAGGTTTGCTGACACTGTTATCAACCTTTACTCCGAGGAAGCACAGCATAAAGGTGTTATCGAGAAAATGACTCTCGGCGAAGCAGTGGAGAAAGGCACCATTGCCCACGAGTTCCTCGCTTACCAGATAGGACTTACAAACCATTTTCTCCAGCGTATTGGAATTTCAGCAGACAAGCTGAGATTCAGACAGCACCAGAAAGATGAGATGGCACACTATGCAATAGACTGCTGGGATGCTGAGATTCTAACTGACAGATTCGACTGGGTAGAAGTTGTGGGAATTGCAGACAGGACAGACTATGACCTGAAGGCACATGCTGCTGTAAGCAAGACCGAACTCTCAATCTACAGAGAATACAGCGAACCTAAGATGGTTACTCAGTTTGTTGTCAAGCCAAATATGGGTAAACTCGGACCACTCTTCAAAGGAAAGGCAAAGGCTGTTGCAGATGCACTCAAAGCACTCAACCAGGCAGAACTCGAACAGGAGAACATCACAATCACTGTTGACGGAGAAGAAGTAACTGTACCCGGAGATATTGTCGAGTTTGCAGAGGAAACTGTCAAGATAAGCGGAGAAAATGTCATTCCTCACGTTATCGAGCCATCCTACGGTATTGACAGGATATTCTACTCAACCATGGAACATGCATTTGAAGAGGAAATGGTCAGCGGCAAGGAAGAAACTGAGAATGAAGAGGCAGAAGCAAGGATTGTCCTGAGATTCAAGAAGGAAGTCTCTCCTGTACAGGTTGCAATTCTTCCACTGCTTACAAGGGAAGAACTCATCAACCCTGCAAGGCAAATCGAGGCTCAGTTGAAACAAAAAGGCCTGCTTGTTTCCTATGATGACTCAGGAACCATCGGAAGACGTTACAGAAGAAACGATGAGATTGGAACACCATACTCCATTACAATAGACTATGATACACTGGAAGATAACACCGTCACAATCAGGGACAGGGACAGCATGAAGCAGGTTCGTGCACCAATTGACGGAATTGCAGACCTTATTTATGAGATGATTTACATGAATAGGGATTTTGAGAGTGCTGGAAAAGCACTCTAA